Proteins co-encoded in one Proteus terrae subsp. cibarius genomic window:
- a CDS encoding N-6 DNA methylase: MSPETQQLTSKALSLIEQSRYRMGTSRFVEAFIDQWAYLQTGLYPAKEEIPEELQPVAFELSHVLSAAIKRDPTSDVLGYVLSMSGFHKKGTNYFPTPPEIGRLMSLIVGSQSSADFYEPCCGSGINAIHWMENLIENHGPEALREASIYLEDIDPLMVKCCMIQLFHYFESRNTTPKTLSIVGIDTLSRRTKNIAYYAEKPPATAATVAA; this comes from the coding sequence ATGTCACCAGAAACACAGCAACTTACATCCAAGGCTTTATCTCTCATCGAGCAGTCCCGATACAGAATGGGCACATCTCGGTTTGTTGAGGCCTTTATTGACCAGTGGGCATACTTGCAGACTGGCCTATACCCAGCCAAGGAGGAGATCCCGGAAGAACTTCAGCCGGTCGCCTTCGAGCTCTCTCACGTCCTGTCTGCCGCCATTAAGCGCGACCCCACCAGCGATGTTTTGGGTTACGTCCTAAGCATGTCTGGCTTCCACAAGAAGGGCACCAATTACTTCCCCACTCCTCCAGAGATTGGCCGCTTGATGTCACTCATTGTTGGCTCACAGTCTTCGGCAGACTTTTATGAGCCCTGCTGTGGTTCTGGCATCAACGCCATTCACTGGATGGAAAACCTGATCGAGAACCACGGTCCCGAAGCATTGAGAGAAGCCTCAATCTACCTGGAAGACATCGATCCGTTGATGGTGAAGTGCTGCATGATCCAGCTATTCCATTATTTCGAGTCCCGCAATACCACTCCCAAAACGCTGAGTATCGTCGGCATAGACACCCTTAGCAGACGAACCAAGAACATCGCCTACTACGCCGAAAAACCTCCAGCAACCGCCGCTACCGTGGCAGCATAA
- a CDS encoding ParA family protein, producing MAKVISFANQKGGVGKSTLCIQQAFYLALQKKKKVLVLDMDGQGNTSSRLAPRRELEDGDYEPILTGTKTAELFAYELDGIEVMHCPCGADLIHTPKNDPDLFEMEAVPLDQAMNPARHLAELFENYDYVLIDCPPSLGRKLVAALVMSTHVACPVKLSGFAVDGVEGLLNTIIGVREAYNQDLEILGIVINDMDRSVNHDKALKSLENTVPDLLFENKIMHRPPLDTATTDGIPVWELRYGHVAAKEVEAVLEELLEKVG from the coding sequence ATGGCAAAAGTAATCAGCTTCGCCAACCAGAAAGGCGGAGTGGGTAAGAGTACCCTCTGTATCCAGCAGGCCTTTTATCTGGCGTTACAGAAGAAAAAGAAAGTGCTGGTCTTGGATATGGATGGTCAGGGGAACACGTCCTCTCGACTGGCCCCCAGACGAGAGCTTGAGGATGGTGACTACGAGCCCATCCTCACAGGAACCAAAACCGCAGAGCTGTTCGCTTACGAGCTGGACGGCATTGAGGTCATGCACTGCCCTTGCGGTGCAGACCTCATTCATACGCCGAAAAACGACCCGGATCTGTTTGAGATGGAGGCTGTGCCTCTTGACCAGGCCATGAATCCGGCTCGCCATTTGGCTGAGCTGTTTGAGAACTACGACTACGTGCTGATTGATTGTCCGCCTAGCCTCGGCAGAAAGCTGGTGGCAGCGTTGGTGATGTCTACCCATGTGGCATGTCCAGTAAAGCTCTCTGGCTTCGCTGTGGACGGCGTAGAAGGTCTCCTGAACACGATTATTGGTGTGCGCGAGGCGTACAACCAAGATTTGGAGATCCTGGGCATCGTGATCAACGACATGGACCGCTCTGTCAATCACGACAAAGCCCTCAAGTCGCTGGAGAACACAGTTCCGGATCTGTTGTTTGAGAACAAAATTATGCACCGGCCTCCGCTCGATACGGCGACGACTGATGGCATCCCTGTCTGGGAGCTTCGCTATGGACATGTCGCGGCCAAAGAAGTTGAGGCGGTGTTGGAAGAACTATTAGAGAAGGTGGGCTAA
- a CDS encoding ParB/RepB/Spo0J family partition protein produces the protein MALNNLKGLSELAKAAKGKKGKEVLTVPVDDVVSKVQVRKRFRNIEELAATLLTEGQQSPIIVFPKNEEGKFVIQKGERRWRACKHAGIETIDLVVNDKVQNNLDETAGELIENIQRDDLTPVEIAEALNLFIEEGWKQKDIADRLGKNITFVSTHLSLLKLPDCVRELYDNEVCSDTETLNNLRLLFDLNEERCRAVCAVAMSDGITRKQSRELLNDAKRIKDEMEKGPLTGSHQNDELGAGNTDEQSLNSGGDGTSEQTGNDDLNLAQEELEGGKNSNGQDDDDEDPLRDEEGEHKDPVKQPDNSGKDKDEEGGDALPPLPKDKEWKNVRADSLIFAVNVNLDGETKRGVIMTDRVALVPSTVWVKTLDGEGKEKHVHVPVSDIELLSVEG, from the coding sequence ATGGCATTGAACAATTTAAAAGGCCTGTCCGAACTTGCTAAAGCCGCCAAAGGCAAGAAAGGCAAAGAGGTTCTTACCGTACCTGTTGACGACGTTGTATCCAAGGTCCAGGTTCGTAAGCGCTTCCGTAACATTGAAGAGCTGGCGGCAACCTTGCTGACCGAAGGGCAGCAGTCTCCGATCATCGTGTTCCCGAAGAACGAAGAAGGCAAGTTCGTCATCCAAAAAGGGGAGCGGCGTTGGAGAGCGTGTAAACACGCTGGTATCGAGACCATTGACTTGGTGGTGAATGATAAGGTCCAGAACAACTTGGACGAGACTGCTGGTGAGCTGATCGAAAACATCCAGCGGGATGACTTGACTCCGGTAGAGATTGCCGAGGCGTTAAACCTGTTTATTGAAGAAGGTTGGAAGCAAAAGGATATTGCTGATCGGCTCGGTAAGAATATCACTTTCGTATCTACGCATCTGTCGTTGCTCAAGCTACCTGACTGTGTGCGTGAGTTATACGATAATGAAGTATGTTCTGATACAGAGACCTTGAATAACCTTCGTCTCTTGTTCGATCTGAATGAAGAAAGATGTCGCGCCGTCTGCGCGGTGGCTATGTCTGACGGGATTACTCGTAAACAAAGCCGTGAGCTGCTGAATGATGCCAAACGTATCAAAGACGAAATGGAAAAAGGCCCACTGACTGGCTCCCACCAGAATGATGAGCTTGGCGCTGGCAACACCGACGAGCAATCCCTCAACTCGGGTGGGGATGGTACGTCGGAACAAACCGGGAATGACGACCTGAACCTTGCCCAGGAGGAACTGGAAGGGGGTAAAAATTCCAATGGTCAGGACGATGATGACGAAGACCCTTTGCGTGATGAAGAGGGTGAGCACAAAGATCCTGTCAAGCAGCCAGATAACAGCGGCAAGGACAAAGATGAAGAAGGCGGTGATGCTCTTCCTCCTCTGCCGAAGGACAAGGAATGGAAGAACGTCCGGGCTGACAGTTTGATTTTTGCTGTCAACGTTAACCTGGATGGCGAGACCAAACGTGGAGTCATCATGACCGACCGTGTTGCTCTGGTTCCGTCTACTGTCTGGGTTAAAACGCTCGATGGCGAAGGCAAGGAAAAGCATGTTCATGTGCCTGTGTCAGACATTGAACTCCTGAGTGTCGAAGGCTAA
- a CDS encoding DNA cytosine methyltransferase, with protein MLPIVSPSVVTKQLAFNRVGDKRKVRVSSNFLDVMGFKPGMGIAVEPGEGMGGFSVIPATDELQTHQVYQRRYQPKSRSNNPLETVIEFSGQGLIDKCFPRYTERFHVEMRKGRVVFTPVANRAFAIADRFRKTSPFRAFVALTGGVDIHVMEALGWKAEIVLEHRPVEARDRASGRNLSEVHALNTLVNSSPRILLNEDIHHLELDRLGALLAECPPIGLAHYSLGCDDHSNAKSPRDKERSLEDLSTMLDMVYPALKQIEVVNPAVVLVENVPNFKASGAGAMMGTTLRRMGYFLTEMVLNGLDFGAYQGRERYYMVASVFPGFVPPKPEQRAGGRLWPVIEKHLGDCADVTVLKSIQARESTSRRMPAFLTRESTSCPTILKSQDRGVKDAVYIQDGGRIYKPSVDLVQELMSIPDSFDVSWMAKEQATETLGQSVDYRLHSAVMAAVRDHLNVNCGRHTVVQHGIRSKEGR; from the coding sequence ATGTTACCGATCGTCTCCCCCTCCGTAGTAACCAAACAACTTGCGTTCAATCGAGTAGGCGATAAACGCAAGGTTAGGGTTTCGTCCAACTTTTTGGATGTTATGGGGTTCAAGCCAGGTATGGGCATCGCCGTTGAGCCAGGGGAGGGGATGGGCGGTTTTTCGGTGATCCCAGCGACCGATGAACTACAGACACACCAGGTTTATCAGCGCCGGTATCAACCAAAGAGTCGCTCCAACAACCCGCTGGAAACCGTTATTGAGTTTTCTGGACAAGGGCTCATAGATAAGTGCTTCCCTCGCTATACAGAGCGTTTCCACGTCGAAATGCGAAAAGGCCGAGTAGTCTTCACTCCTGTCGCAAACAGAGCCTTTGCCATTGCGGATCGGTTCAGAAAAACCAGCCCTTTCCGTGCCTTTGTGGCATTGACTGGCGGGGTAGACATTCATGTTATGGAAGCGCTTGGCTGGAAGGCTGAGATTGTTTTGGAGCATCGTCCAGTTGAAGCCAGAGACAGAGCATCCGGGCGGAACCTGAGTGAAGTACATGCGCTCAATACGCTGGTGAACAGCTCCCCGCGTATCCTGCTGAATGAAGACATTCATCACCTGGAGCTGGATCGCCTTGGAGCCTTGCTGGCGGAGTGCCCACCAATTGGTTTGGCCCATTACTCGTTGGGGTGTGATGACCACTCAAACGCCAAAAGTCCAAGGGACAAAGAGCGTTCTCTTGAGGATCTCTCCACCATGCTCGACATGGTTTACCCGGCACTAAAACAGATCGAGGTCGTGAACCCTGCCGTCGTGCTGGTGGAAAACGTCCCGAACTTCAAAGCATCCGGAGCCGGGGCGATGATGGGAACGACACTGCGGCGGATGGGGTACTTCCTCACTGAGATGGTCTTGAACGGTCTGGATTTCGGCGCTTACCAGGGGCGAGAACGCTATTACATGGTGGCGTCGGTCTTCCCTGGGTTCGTTCCACCGAAACCTGAGCAGAGAGCTGGTGGACGATTGTGGCCGGTGATCGAGAAGCACCTCGGGGATTGTGCTGACGTCACAGTGTTGAAGTCAATTCAGGCCAGAGAGTCAACTTCTCGCAGGATGCCTGCGTTCTTGACGAGAGAAAGCACCAGTTGCCCGACCATCCTCAAGTCTCAGGATCGTGGGGTAAAGGATGCAGTGTACATCCAAGACGGTGGCCGCATTTACAAGCCATCGGTCGATCTGGTTCAGGAGTTGATGTCGATACCTGATAGCTTTGATGTTTCGTGGATGGCAAAAGAACAAGCGACAGAAACGCTTGGGCAGAGTGTGGATTACAGATTGCATTCAGCGGTCATGGCCGCAGTTCGGGATCACCTGAATGTGAATTGCGGTCGCCATACCGTGGTGCAGCACGGTATCAGAAGTAAGGAAGGTAGATAA
- a CDS encoding thymidylate kinase, whose protein sequence is MDENKLNIETVDGHNELVVSFLSRMVSLSDEEKQTVLSCLPGTGKQTITQLYEALRSQGHQDLAEKVEPYLQQGVFGPIFDNAKSKVFVRDEAPFFLMDENPLNWDDAKAFNRLRMSTTCVLGRGGWTIGERFDDRFDTEVGGTQLIVTQSLNEKGEIEGGLPTSMSLNDFAEFPKQPRPPQIVDYQEDKRYTLEEAEAIPELAPVVQRLKERIEEYEERRAHD, encoded by the coding sequence ATGGACGAGAACAAGCTCAACATTGAAACGGTCGATGGGCACAACGAGCTGGTAGTCAGCTTTTTGTCCAGAATGGTAAGCCTGAGTGACGAGGAAAAGCAGACAGTATTGTCCTGCCTTCCGGGCACCGGCAAACAAACAATCACCCAGCTCTATGAGGCGCTGCGTTCTCAAGGGCACCAGGATCTTGCAGAGAAGGTCGAACCATACCTCCAGCAGGGGGTGTTTGGGCCGATCTTCGATAACGCCAAGTCCAAGGTGTTCGTTCGGGACGAAGCGCCTTTTTTCCTCATGGATGAAAATCCTTTGAACTGGGATGACGCTAAAGCATTCAATCGCCTACGTATGAGTACGACCTGTGTTCTTGGCCGTGGCGGCTGGACTATCGGTGAGCGCTTTGATGACCGCTTTGATACCGAGGTGGGCGGAACACAGCTTATCGTCACCCAGTCACTCAACGAAAAAGGTGAGATTGAAGGAGGACTTCCTACCTCGATGTCGCTGAATGACTTTGCTGAGTTCCCTAAACAGCCAAGGCCTCCTCAAATAGTCGATTACCAGGAAGACAAGCGATACACGCTTGAGGAAGCGGAAGCTATCCCTGAGCTCGCACCAGTGGTTCAGCGTCTGAAAGAGCGCATCGAAGAGTATGAGGAGAGAAGAGCCCATGATTGA
- a CDS encoding DNA topoisomerase III translates to MDLYICEKPSQAKDLAGVMKASQRGDGFLHDGGNRVITWAFGHLLELYMPDDYDERYKSWSLETLPIAPESWRYNVRKSAFKQYKIVEGLVKKASTIYISTDYDREGEAIARSLLDRFRYSGPIRRVCLTALDESSIKKALNNVKDGKDTVSLYYAALARQRADWLVGMNVSRLYTVLARDVGFNHTLHVGRVITPTVALVCQRDREIAGFTPSPYWTLGVNVSVQNGQFAAQWIPPEECSDEQGRCVNKAYAEQVASQVNGANAVISKAETKPGKESAPLPFDLTSLQQYASKRWGYTAQQVLDAAQALYETHKATTYPRTDSRYLPESQKEDIPDILQALILSDQNVSGLVAGADPHRKARVFNDAKVTAHHAIIPTPARTDISAMSEIEFNLYDAIRRFYIAQFYSEFEFTKTSIEVQCGRHLFAASGKTPAKQGWKVLFASDSESSPKDEGEDTDAPVEQEKLPRVSQGEPALLNGAELANKMTRPAPHFTEATLLAAMENIARFVTEEKFKQILKDTAGLGTPATRASIIQGAVDKGYFKRQKKVLLATDKAHALIAVLPPAIKSPGMTAAWEQELEKVASGSGNMSVFMKQISTWICQMVEQLKVPAPVLTKEGGAMAKAFEGAKPPSHECFNCGGEMHRIKGKNGFFWGCQNEACKKTFPDNRGKPEKRIAAEDCPDCPDCGSPMRLRKGKAPGKKRASKFWGCTAYPDCKGTMPFKKSDFMD, encoded by the coding sequence ATGGACCTTTATATCTGCGAGAAGCCTTCTCAGGCCAAAGATTTGGCTGGCGTAATGAAGGCCTCCCAACGAGGTGATGGATTTCTCCATGATGGAGGAAACCGCGTTATTACGTGGGCGTTCGGCCACCTGCTGGAATTGTATATGCCAGACGATTATGACGAACGCTACAAGTCATGGTCACTGGAGACCCTCCCTATTGCACCAGAGTCATGGCGGTACAACGTTCGCAAGAGTGCGTTCAAACAGTACAAAATTGTTGAGGGACTGGTCAAAAAGGCGAGCACCATCTACATCTCAACGGACTACGACCGAGAAGGTGAGGCTATCGCCCGTTCGCTTCTGGATCGATTCCGCTACTCTGGCCCTATTCGCCGGGTTTGTTTGACGGCTCTCGATGAGTCAAGCATCAAGAAAGCGCTGAACAACGTAAAGGATGGCAAGGATACGGTCTCACTCTACTACGCCGCATTGGCACGGCAACGCGCTGACTGGTTGGTAGGCATGAACGTGAGCCGCCTCTACACAGTGCTGGCCCGAGATGTCGGCTTCAACCACACTCTTCACGTTGGCAGGGTTATCACCCCAACCGTCGCTCTTGTTTGTCAACGGGACCGAGAGATCGCCGGTTTCACCCCCTCACCATACTGGACTCTGGGTGTGAACGTGTCCGTACAGAATGGACAGTTTGCCGCCCAATGGATACCACCAGAAGAGTGCAGTGACGAGCAAGGCCGGTGCGTCAATAAGGCCTATGCCGAGCAGGTAGCCTCCCAGGTCAATGGTGCCAATGCTGTTATCAGCAAAGCAGAAACCAAACCAGGTAAAGAGTCAGCCCCCCTCCCCTTCGATCTAACGTCGCTGCAACAATACGCAAGCAAACGATGGGGATACACCGCTCAGCAGGTACTGGATGCAGCTCAAGCTCTGTACGAGACGCACAAAGCGACCACCTACCCTCGTACTGATAGTCGTTATCTACCCGAGAGCCAAAAGGAAGACATTCCGGACATTCTCCAGGCGCTCATTTTGTCCGATCAGAACGTCTCTGGGCTGGTGGCTGGCGCAGATCCTCATCGCAAGGCCAGGGTATTCAATGACGCCAAAGTGACCGCGCACCACGCGATCATTCCAACACCGGCCAGAACAGACATCAGTGCCATGTCTGAGATCGAGTTCAATCTTTACGACGCCATCCGTCGTTTCTACATCGCGCAGTTCTACAGCGAGTTCGAGTTCACCAAAACCTCCATCGAGGTGCAGTGTGGGCGTCACCTCTTTGCGGCCTCTGGTAAGACACCTGCCAAACAAGGCTGGAAGGTTTTGTTTGCTTCTGATAGTGAAAGCAGTCCCAAGGACGAGGGGGAAGACACCGACGCGCCGGTTGAACAAGAGAAGCTCCCCAGGGTTAGCCAGGGCGAACCCGCTTTGCTTAATGGTGCCGAGCTGGCAAACAAAATGACGCGGCCAGCACCGCACTTCACCGAAGCCACATTGCTTGCCGCGATGGAGAACATTGCCCGGTTCGTGACTGAGGAGAAGTTCAAGCAAATTCTCAAAGACACAGCCGGTTTAGGCACTCCAGCAACACGCGCAAGCATCATCCAGGGCGCTGTTGATAAAGGCTACTTCAAACGTCAGAAAAAGGTACTGCTTGCAACTGATAAGGCTCATGCGCTTATCGCAGTGCTTCCACCAGCCATCAAATCACCCGGCATGACTGCGGCTTGGGAGCAGGAGCTTGAGAAAGTCGCCTCCGGCTCCGGGAATATGTCTGTCTTCATGAAGCAGATTTCCACCTGGATCTGCCAAATGGTTGAGCAGCTCAAAGTGCCCGCACCGGTTCTGACCAAAGAAGGTGGCGCGATGGCTAAAGCCTTCGAGGGCGCTAAGCCGCCTTCACACGAATGCTTCAACTGCGGTGGAGAGATGCACCGGATCAAAGGGAAGAACGGATTTTTCTGGGGCTGCCAGAACGAGGCTTGCAAGAAGACGTTCCCAGACAACCGAGGGAAACCCGAGAAGCGTATCGCGGCTGAGGATTGTCCAGACTGCCCAGATTGCGGTAGCCCGATGCGTCTCAGGAAAGGAAAAGCGCCCGGCAAGAAGCGAGCTTCTAAGTTCTGGGGCTGCACCGCCTATCCCGATTGCAAAGGCACTATGCCCTTCAAAAAGTCGGACTTTATGGATTGA
- the mobH gene encoding MobH family relaxase → MLKALNKLFGGRSGVIETAPSARVLPLKDVEDEEIPRYPPFAKGLPVAPLDKILATQAELIEKVRNSLGFTVDDFNRLVLPVIQRYAAFVHLLPASESHHHRGAGGLFRHGLEVAFWAAQASESVIFSIEGTPRERRDNEPRWRLASCFSGLLHDVGKPLSDVSITDKDGSITWNPYSESLHDWAHRHEIDRYFIRWRDKRHKRHEQFSLLAVDRIIPAETREFLSKSGPSIMEAMLEAISGTSVNQPVTKLMLRADQESVSRDLRQSRLDVDEFSYGVPVERYVFDAIRRLVKTGKWKVNEPGAKVWHLNQGVFIAWKQLGDLYDLISHDKIPGIPRDPDTLADILIERGFAVPNTVQEKGERAYYRYWEVLPEMLQEAAGSVKILMLRLESNDLVFTTEPPAAVAAEVVGDVEDAEIEFVDPEEADDGDDQEEGEAALNDDMLAAEQEAEKALAGLGFGDAMEMLKSTSDAVEEKPEQKDAGPTESSKPDAGKKGKPQSKPGKAKPKSDTEKQPHKPEAKEDLSPQDIAKNAPPLANDNPLQALKDVGGGLGDIDFPFDAFNASAETTSTDATNSEIPDVAMPGKQEEQPKQDFVPQEQNSLQGDDFPMFGGSDEPPSWAIEPLPMLTDAPEQPTHTPEMPHTDNVNQHEKDAKTLLVEMLSGYGEASALLEQAIMPVLEGKTTLGEVLCLMKGQAVILYPDGARSLGAPSEVLSKLSHANAIVPDPIMPGRKVRDFSGVKAIVLAEQLSDAVVAAIKDAEASMGGYQDAFELVSPPGLDASKNKSAPKQQSRKKAQQQKPEVNAGKASPEQKAKGKDSQPQPKEKKVDVTSPVEEQQRKPVQEKQNVARLPKREAQPVAPEPKVEREKELGHVEVREREDPEVREFEPPKAKTNPKDINAEDFLPSGVTPQKALQMLKDMIQKRSGRWLVTPVLEEDGCLVTSDKAFDMIAGENIGISKHILCGMLSRAQRRPLLKKRQGKLYLEVNET, encoded by the coding sequence ATGCTGAAAGCCCTTAACAAGTTATTTGGTGGGCGAAGTGGAGTGATCGAGACCGCGCCGAGCGCCAGAGTGTTGCCGCTTAAAGACGTGGAAGATGAAGAAATCCCTCGATACCCACCTTTTGCCAAGGGCCTGCCAGTGGCCCCACTAGACAAGATACTGGCAACCCAAGCTGAACTGATTGAGAAAGTGCGGAACTCTCTCGGTTTCACTGTGGACGACTTCAACCGGCTTGTTTTGCCGGTGATCCAGCGGTATGCCGCGTTTGTTCACCTGTTGCCAGCTTCCGAATCACACCACCACCGTGGCGCTGGTGGTCTGTTCCGACATGGGCTTGAAGTGGCCTTCTGGGCAGCTCAGGCATCTGAGTCAGTTATCTTTTCCATCGAGGGGACGCCTCGGGAACGCCGTGACAATGAGCCGCGTTGGAGACTGGCGAGCTGTTTCTCTGGGCTGCTGCATGATGTGGGTAAACCGCTCTCGGATGTGTCCATTACGGACAAAGACGGGTCAATCACATGGAACCCGTATTCGGAGTCACTTCATGACTGGGCACACCGTCACGAAATCGACCGTTACTTTATCCGGTGGCGCGACAAGCGACACAAAAGACATGAGCAATTCTCGCTGCTGGCGGTGGATCGAATTATTCCGGCTGAGACTCGGGAGTTTCTGTCCAAGTCTGGCCCGTCCATCATGGAAGCGATGCTGGAAGCTATCTCAGGAACCAGCGTCAATCAGCCTGTGACCAAGCTGATGCTTCGCGCTGACCAAGAGAGCGTCTCACGGGACCTTCGCCAGAGTCGTCTCGATGTGGACGAGTTCTCCTATGGTGTGCCCGTCGAGCGTTACGTGTTCGATGCCATCCGCCGCCTGGTTAAAACCGGAAAATGGAAGGTCAATGAGCCAGGCGCGAAAGTCTGGCACCTCAACCAAGGTGTATTCATTGCCTGGAAACAGCTTGGGGACCTTTATGACTTGATCAGCCACGACAAGATCCCCGGTATCCCACGAGACCCTGACACACTGGCCGACATTCTCATCGAACGTGGTTTTGCTGTACCAAACACGGTGCAGGAGAAGGGTGAACGTGCGTACTACCGCTACTGGGAAGTTTTGCCTGAGATGCTCCAGGAGGCGGCGGGTTCGGTGAAGATCTTGATGCTCCGACTCGAATCAAACGACCTGGTGTTTACGACTGAGCCTCCTGCGGCTGTTGCTGCGGAAGTTGTTGGTGATGTTGAGGACGCTGAGATTGAGTTCGTTGATCCTGAGGAAGCCGATGACGGTGACGACCAAGAGGAAGGTGAAGCAGCTCTGAACGATGACATGTTGGCCGCAGAGCAGGAAGCAGAGAAAGCTCTAGCTGGCCTTGGCTTTGGTGATGCGATGGAGATGCTGAAAAGCACCTCCGATGCTGTCGAGGAGAAGCCAGAGCAAAAAGATGCGGGACCAACGGAATCATCTAAGCCTGACGCTGGCAAGAAGGGTAAGCCGCAGAGCAAACCGGGCAAAGCAAAACCGAAGAGTGATACGGAGAAACAACCCCATAAACCAGAGGCAAAAGAGGATCTGTCCCCTCAGGACATTGCCAAAAACGCACCACCTTTGGCAAACGACAATCCGTTACAAGCACTCAAGGATGTTGGGGGTGGACTGGGGGACATCGACTTCCCGTTTGACGCATTCAACGCATCGGCAGAGACAACCAGCACTGACGCAACAAACTCAGAAATCCCAGATGTGGCAATGCCCGGAAAGCAAGAGGAGCAGCCAAAACAGGACTTCGTTCCACAAGAACAAAACTCCCTGCAGGGCGATGACTTTCCAATGTTCGGTGGTTCTGATGAACCGCCATCATGGGCGATTGAGCCGCTCCCTATGCTGACTGACGCACCAGAACAACCAACGCACACGCCAGAAATGCCGCATACGGACAACGTTAATCAGCATGAGAAGGACGCAAAGACCTTGCTCGTTGAGATGTTGTCTGGATACGGGGAAGCATCGGCGTTGCTTGAACAAGCGATCATGCCTGTTTTGGAAGGTAAAACGACGCTGGGCGAAGTCCTATGCCTGATGAAGGGGCAAGCCGTCATTTTGTACCCGGATGGCGCTCGGTCGCTGGGTGCGCCGTCAGAGGTTCTCTCGAAGCTGTCCCACGCCAACGCGATTGTTCCGGACCCGATTATGCCAGGTCGCAAAGTTCGTGATTTCAGCGGAGTGAAGGCAATTGTACTGGCGGAGCAGCTTTCAGATGCAGTCGTGGCGGCCATTAAGGATGCCGAGGCGTCAATGGGTGGATACCAGGATGCCTTTGAGCTCGTCTCTCCCCCTGGCTTGGATGCAAGCAAAAATAAGTCTGCACCGAAACAACAAAGCCGAAAAAAGGCGCAGCAGCAGAAGCCTGAGGTTAATGCCGGTAAAGCCTCGCCTGAACAAAAGGCGAAAGGTAAGGACTCCCAGCCACAGCCGAAGGAGAAGAAGGTCGATGTTACTTCTCCGGTTGAAGAGCAACAGCGCAAGCCGGTCCAAGAAAAACAGAACGTGGCTCGCCTTCCTAAGCGGGAGGCTCAACCGGTGGCTCCTGAGCCCAAAGTTGAGCGTGAGAAGGAATTGGGACACGTCGAGGTGCGAGAAAGGGAAGATCCAGAGGTTAGGGAGTTTGAGCCGCCTAAGGCGAAAACAAACCCGAAAGACATCAACGCGGAAGATTTCTTGCCGTCTGGTGTTACGCCTCAGAAAGCACTCCAGATGCTCAAGGACATGATCCAAAAACGCTCGGGCCGATGGCTCGTGACACCTGTCCTGGAAGAGGATGGCTGCTTAGTAACCAGTGACAAAGCCTTCGACATGATTGCCGGTGAAAACATCGGCATCAGCAAACACATCCTCTGCGGGATGCTGAGCCGGGCACAGAGACGCCCTTTGCTCAAGAAACGTCAGGGAAAATTGTATTTAGAGGTAAATGAAACATGA
- a CDS encoding helix-turn-helix domain-containing protein, whose amino-acid sequence MKISQDMKRKFALVNALSKTEKPSLQDLHKATNIPESTIKRQLSALRDEFGMNILFVRESTGERGATGYYMLTDWGILDRSSFLNRYGKL is encoded by the coding sequence ATGAAGATCTCACAGGACATGAAAAGAAAATTTGCTTTGGTGAATGCCCTGTCTAAAACGGAGAAGCCAAGTCTCCAAGACCTTCACAAGGCAACAAATATTCCTGAATCAACGATCAAGAGACAGTTGTCTGCCCTGCGTGATGAGTTCGGAATGAATATCTTGTTCGTCAGGGAGTCTACCGGCGAACGAGGTGCCACCGGCTACTACATGCTGACAGACTGGGGGATCTTAGACAGGTCTTCGTTCTTGAACCGGTACGGAAAACTGTAA